A genome region from Chengkuizengella sp. SCS-71B includes the following:
- a CDS encoding Asp23/Gls24 family envelope stress response protein, with translation MTIQLDNEYGKIMMTSEVIATLAGSAALDCYGLVGMASRSQLKDGIAELLGRENLSRGVLIRQEGEQNDIHIDLYIIVSYGTKISEVAHNIQNKVKYVLNDLIGLEVHTVNIYVQGVRVSQ, from the coding sequence ATGACAATTCAACTTGATAATGAGTATGGAAAGATTATGATGACTAGTGAGGTTATAGCAACATTAGCGGGATCTGCTGCATTAGATTGTTATGGGTTGGTTGGCATGGCTTCCCGCAGTCAGCTTAAGGATGGGATTGCTGAACTGCTAGGCAGAGAGAATTTATCTCGTGGTGTCTTGATTAGGCAAGAAGGTGAACAGAATGATATCCATATTGACCTGTACATCATCGTAAGTTATGGTACTAAAATCTCGGAAGTTGCACATAACATACAAAATAAAGTGAAATATGTTTTAAATGATCTTATAGGTCTTGAAGTTCATACTGTAAATATATATGTGCAAGGGGTTAGAGTATCCCAATAG
- the rpmB gene encoding 50S ribosomal protein L28, producing MSRKCYVTGKKRGVGNNRSHANNKTKRTWGVNVQKVRILVDGKPKRVYVSTRALKSGLVERV from the coding sequence ATGTCACGCAAATGTTATGTTACTGGTAAAAAAAGAGGTGTGGGAAACAACAGATCTCACGCTAACAATAAAACGAAACGTACTTGGGGAGTTAATGTCCAAAAGGTGCGAATCCTAGTAGATGGTAAGCCAAAACGCGTTTATGTTAGTACAAGAGCATTAAAATCTGGATTAGTTGAACGTGTATAA
- the spoVM gene encoding stage V sporulation protein SpoVM translates to MVSSLCILGGVGMRFYTFKLPKFIGGFVRIVLNTFNKK, encoded by the coding sequence ATGGTCAGTTCATTATGTATCCTGGGAGGGGTAGGGATGAGATTTTATACCTTTAAACTACCAAAATTTATAGGCGGGTTTGTAAGAATTGTTTTAAATACGTTCAATAAAAAATGA
- the rpe gene encoding ribulose-phosphate 3-epimerase codes for MLRIAPSILSADFSKLGQEVQELESLGADWIHVDVMDGHFVPNITLGPLVVESIRPHTTLPLDVHLMIQNPDTYIPDFVNAGADLISVHAEACPHLHRTIHHIKGLGVKAGVVLNPATPLTVIEHVVHELDLVLLMTVNPGFGGQKFIESILPKIKQLREMCLKKGLNLDIEVDGGINKDTAPLVIEAGANVLVSGSAIFNHDNKKEAIEQLRGGK; via the coding sequence ATGTTACGTATCGCACCATCAATATTATCAGCAGATTTTTCAAAGCTAGGACAAGAGGTTCAAGAACTAGAATCCTTAGGTGCAGATTGGATTCATGTGGATGTTATGGATGGGCACTTTGTACCTAATATTACACTGGGACCTTTAGTTGTTGAGAGCATCAGGCCACATACAACACTTCCTCTTGATGTTCATTTAATGATTCAAAATCCAGATACTTATATCCCTGATTTCGTGAATGCAGGTGCAGATCTCATTTCTGTGCATGCTGAGGCATGTCCACATTTACATCGTACGATACATCACATAAAAGGTCTCGGAGTAAAGGCTGGCGTTGTTTTAAACCCAGCTACTCCTTTGACTGTTATTGAACATGTGGTGCATGAGCTTGATTTGGTATTATTAATGACAGTTAACCCTGGATTTGGAGGGCAGAAATTTATTGAGTCTATACTTCCCAAGATTAAACAGCTTAGAGAGATGTGTCTAAAAAAAGGATTAAATCTGGACATAGAGGTTGATGGTGGAATCAACAAGGACACAGCTCCTTTAGTCATAGAGGCAGGTGCTAACGTGCTTGTTTCTGGTAGTGCCATATTTAATCATGACAATAAGAAAGAAGCAATTGAACAACTCAGAGGAGGGAAGTAA
- the rsgA gene encoding ribosome small subunit-dependent GTPase A yields the protein MLEGRIVKALSGFYYVKPHQNGEPLVQCRARGIFRKRETSPLVGDFVMVELSENGEGTVHEILPRTSELIRPPIANVNLAVLVFSLVEPKLNLQLLDKFLVHIEKVGLEAIICFSKYDLYKTSQDASDESKTLDELIQYYESIGYPVLLTSKKTNEGHKELLEHMANKTSVFSGQSGVGKSSLLNAIIPGLELETKQISSKLGRGKHTTRHVELLELSNGGAVADTPGFSSLDFTNIEQEDLGFYFKEFKQYIPDCKFRGCLHQHEPKCKVIEAKNQGEISSDRYEHYLGFLEEINQMKRRY from the coding sequence ATGCTAGAAGGAAGAATTGTTAAAGCATTAAGTGGATTTTATTATGTAAAACCTCATCAAAATGGAGAGCCATTAGTCCAATGCAGAGCGAGAGGCATTTTCAGAAAGAGAGAAACCTCTCCTTTAGTTGGAGATTTTGTAATGGTTGAATTATCAGAAAATGGTGAGGGCACGGTTCATGAAATTCTTCCTAGAACTAGTGAATTAATACGTCCCCCTATAGCCAATGTAAATTTGGCAGTTCTTGTTTTTTCATTAGTAGAACCAAAACTAAATTTACAGTTATTAGATAAATTTTTAGTCCACATTGAAAAAGTTGGTCTTGAAGCGATTATTTGTTTTTCAAAATATGACTTATATAAGACCTCTCAAGATGCTTCGGATGAGTCAAAAACATTAGATGAGTTGATTCAATATTATGAAAGCATTGGTTATCCAGTTTTGTTAACAAGTAAGAAAACAAATGAAGGTCATAAAGAACTTTTAGAGCATATGGCGAACAAAACCAGTGTGTTTTCGGGACAATCAGGTGTAGGAAAATCCTCTCTTTTAAATGCCATTATCCCAGGATTGGAATTAGAGACGAAACAAATAAGCTCAAAACTTGGGAGAGGTAAACATACTACACGTCATGTTGAATTACTTGAATTAAGTAATGGAGGTGCCGTTGCTGATACTCCTGGCTTTAGTTCATTAGATTTTACGAATATTGAACAGGAAGATTTGGGTTTTTACTTTAAAGAATTTAAACAATATATTCCAGACTGTAAATTTAGAGGTTGCTTACACCAGCATGAACCTAAATGCAAGGTTATTGAAGCAAAAAATCAAGGGGAAATTTCATCTGATCGTTATGAACATTATTTAGGGTTTTTAGAAGAGATTAACCAGATGAAACGGAGGTATTAA
- the pknB gene encoding Stk1 family PASTA domain-containing Ser/Thr kinase: MIGQQLSGRYEILNRVGGGGMALVFKAHDKLLNRMVAIKVLRQQFVYDEDFIRRFRREAQSAASLSHPNVVSIYDVGQEDDIHYIVMEYIEGSNLNEEIKNRAPFQVEEAIHITCQICDALDHAHQNQIIHRDIKPHNILIGRNGRVKVTDFGIARAASSSEITQTGSVLGSVHYFSPEHAKGVTQGAKSDLYSLGIVLYQMLTNKLPFSGESPISIALKHLQENVEEPRKVNPLIPQSVENIVLKSMQKNPEQRYQSAKQMLHDLESCLSPEKMNENKLDFNDDLDDEEHTKIMPVIGLNRKVQEMDHDETIMPALREGRKRNRFGWIKPVIWTFTTIIILFSAWYGVKAVLGMLEVADVEVPNVVGKTLEEATEELENVQLRVLDPVQYEYDDQVEEGIVIDQSDKNKTVKVNYPITLTVSQGQETKIMEDYIGMQWIEVENDLKRLGFTDENIEMITELSDVPNGQVINQSPVANSKYNPNNVSVSFTVSEGRGSFKMPDLIEYSEEAAIAILEQKGLTFKVERDFDLDMPKGFVFKQFPYDPGVPVKIGEEITIHVSEGEPADVKKTNHPVIVSPEIEGEDSKIEITITDAKGTDRFWNTKTITTEEIFYVPVVLTPDLPNGTAYINVYRNQKHFGRFDVKYDEL, translated from the coding sequence ATGATTGGACAGCAATTAAGCGGTCGATACGAAATATTAAACCGCGTTGGTGGCGGGGGAATGGCCCTAGTGTTTAAAGCACATGATAAATTATTGAACCGTATGGTTGCCATCAAAGTGCTTCGTCAACAATTTGTTTATGATGAAGATTTTATTCGTCGTTTTCGTCGAGAAGCTCAATCTGCTGCATCACTTTCTCATCCGAATGTTGTAAGTATTTATGATGTTGGACAGGAAGATGATATTCATTACATTGTAATGGAGTACATAGAAGGTAGCAATTTAAACGAAGAAATTAAAAATAGAGCTCCATTTCAAGTAGAGGAAGCTATACATATTACTTGTCAAATTTGTGATGCGCTGGATCATGCTCATCAAAATCAAATTATTCATAGAGATATTAAGCCACATAATATTCTAATTGGAAGAAACGGACGTGTGAAGGTTACGGACTTTGGGATTGCACGTGCAGCATCGTCATCTGAAATTACACAGACTGGATCTGTTCTAGGATCTGTTCATTACTTTTCACCTGAGCATGCAAAAGGGGTAACTCAAGGGGCGAAATCTGATTTATATTCACTAGGCATTGTATTATATCAAATGTTGACAAACAAACTTCCTTTTTCAGGGGAAAGTCCAATTAGTATAGCTTTAAAACATTTACAAGAGAACGTTGAAGAACCTCGGAAAGTGAATCCGTTGATCCCACAGAGTGTAGAAAATATTGTATTAAAATCAATGCAAAAAAATCCTGAGCAGCGTTATCAATCAGCTAAACAAATGCTTCATGATTTAGAATCCTGTTTATCGCCAGAGAAAATGAATGAAAACAAATTAGATTTTAATGATGATTTAGATGATGAAGAACATACTAAAATCATGCCTGTCATTGGATTAAATCGGAAAGTTCAGGAAATGGATCATGATGAAACCATAATGCCAGCACTTAGAGAAGGTCGAAAAAGAAATCGTTTTGGTTGGATAAAACCGGTTATTTGGACTTTTACTACAATTATTATTTTATTCTCAGCTTGGTATGGTGTAAAAGCAGTATTAGGCATGCTTGAAGTAGCTGATGTAGAAGTGCCTAATGTTGTTGGTAAAACCTTAGAAGAGGCAACGGAGGAGCTAGAAAACGTTCAATTAAGAGTGCTTGATCCTGTTCAATATGAATATGATGATCAAGTAGAAGAGGGTATTGTCATTGATCAATCGGATAAAAATAAGACTGTAAAGGTGAACTATCCTATCACTCTCACTGTTAGTCAAGGACAGGAAACAAAAATCATGGAAGATTATATAGGAATGCAGTGGATTGAAGTAGAGAATGACTTAAAAAGATTAGGATTTACAGATGAAAATATTGAGATGATTACGGAATTAAGTGATGTTCCTAATGGTCAGGTAATCAATCAATCTCCTGTGGCAAACTCAAAGTATAATCCAAATAATGTTAGTGTTTCTTTTACAGTAAGTGAAGGGCGAGGTAGCTTTAAAATGCCAGATTTAATTGAATATAGTGAAGAAGCAGCCATTGCTATCCTTGAACAAAAAGGACTTACCTTTAAAGTTGAACGTGATTTTGACCTAGATATGCCCAAGGGTTTTGTGTTTAAACAGTTCCCGTATGATCCTGGTGTCCCTGTTAAAATAGGAGAAGAGATAACCATTCACGTAAGTGAAGGAGAACCTGCAGATGTAAAAAAGACAAATCATCCCGTCATTGTTTCACCTGAGATTGAAGGAGAAGATTCAAAGATTGAAATTACAATTACGGATGCTAAAGGTACAGACCGCTTTTGGAACACAAAAACAATAACAACAGAAGAAATTTTCTATGTACCTGTTGTATTAACTCCTGATTTACCTAATGGAACAGCATATATAAATGTATATCGTAATCAGAAACATTTTGGAAGATTTGATGTAAAATATGATGAATTATGA
- a CDS encoding Stp1/IreP family PP2C-type Ser/Thr phosphatase, protein MKSTNKTDVGRTRAVNEDRAAVQTELNGFTLAIVADGMGGHQAGDIASQITIETIQESLQSLEADMTVEECELSIREAIYLANAKIYQLASENEKYKGMGTTVVVALATDELILIAHIGDSRAYKYTEEAIIQLTEDHSLVNELLKSGQISPEEAEQHPRRNLLTRALGTEEYVNIEIHRHEWLQHDLLMLCSDGLSSLVNQQDMVHILMKEQNIEVTANELIQHALEAGGDDNITVVLLVNE, encoded by the coding sequence ATGAAATCAACCAATAAAACAGATGTTGGGCGTACTAGAGCAGTTAATGAAGATCGGGCTGCAGTACAAACAGAGTTAAATGGTTTTACACTTGCAATTGTGGCAGATGGAATGGGAGGACATCAGGCTGGGGATATCGCTAGTCAAATTACGATAGAAACGATTCAAGAAAGTTTGCAATCTTTAGAAGCAGATATGACTGTAGAAGAGTGTGAATTGTCCATCCGAGAAGCCATTTATCTAGCAAATGCAAAAATATATCAACTTGCTTCAGAAAATGAAAAATATAAGGGTATGGGAACTACAGTTGTGGTTGCTCTTGCAACAGATGAATTGATTTTAATTGCACATATCGGGGATAGCAGAGCTTACAAGTATACTGAAGAAGCTATAATACAACTAACAGAGGACCATTCTTTAGTAAACGAATTATTAAAAAGTGGACAAATTTCTCCAGAAGAAGCAGAGCAACATCCGAGACGTAATTTATTAACTCGTGCTTTGGGAACTGAAGAATATGTTAACATTGAAATTCATCGTCATGAGTGGCTTCAACATGATTTATTAATGTTATGTAGTGATGGATTAAGTAGCTTAGTAAATCAGCAGGATATGGTTCATATTTTAATGAAAGAACAAAATATTGAAGTAACGGCAAATGAATTAATCCAACATGCATTAGAAGCAGGTGGAGATGACAACATTACTGTTGTTCTATTAGTAAATGAGTAA
- the rlmN gene encoding 23S rRNA (adenine(2503)-C(2))-methyltransferase RlmN: MKPFIYDYTLEELQTWVKENKQPTFRAEQIYDWLYVKRVSSFEEMSNIPKQLREKLEKDFNFVTLNEITRFESKDGTIKFLFELQDKNAIETVIMKHDYGNSICVTTQVGCRVGCTFCASTLGGLKRDLTAGEIIAQVVQAQQRLDNTNERISSIVIMGIGEPFENYDHMMKFLNTMIHEKGLNIGQRHITVSTSGIVPNVYKFADEKTQINLAISIHAPNDALRSSLMPVNRRFPLRDLLKACKYYIQTTGRRITFEYALIGGKNDKPEHAEELADVLQGMLCHVNLIPVNYVPERDYIRTPKKDIFEFKKILERKKVNVTIRREQGHDIEAACGQLRAKHMESSKR; the protein is encoded by the coding sequence ATGAAACCTTTTATTTATGACTACACTCTAGAGGAATTACAAACATGGGTAAAAGAAAATAAACAACCAACATTTAGAGCAGAACAAATTTACGATTGGTTATATGTTAAACGCGTAAGTAGTTTTGAGGAAATGTCAAACATTCCAAAACAACTTCGCGAAAAATTAGAAAAGGATTTTAACTTTGTAACATTAAATGAGATTACAAGATTCGAATCCAAGGATGGTACAATCAAATTTTTATTTGAGCTGCAAGATAAAAATGCAATTGAAACCGTCATTATGAAACACGATTACGGTAATAGTATTTGTGTAACGACACAGGTTGGTTGTCGAGTAGGTTGTACTTTCTGTGCATCTACACTAGGTGGGTTAAAAAGAGATTTAACTGCTGGAGAGATTATTGCACAAGTGGTACAGGCTCAGCAAAGATTGGATAATACAAACGAACGCATTAGCAGCATTGTGATTATGGGTATTGGAGAACCTTTTGAAAACTATGATCATATGATGAAATTTTTAAATACGATGATACATGAAAAGGGTCTAAACATTGGGCAGCGTCATATTACTGTTTCAACCAGTGGGATTGTTCCAAATGTTTATAAGTTTGCAGATGAAAAAACACAAATTAATTTAGCGATCTCAATCCATGCTCCAAACGACGCACTTCGTTCAAGTTTAATGCCTGTAAATCGACGGTTTCCACTTCGTGATTTGTTAAAAGCTTGTAAATATTATATTCAAACAACAGGTAGAAGAATTACCTTCGAGTATGCGTTAATTGGAGGCAAAAATGACAAGCCAGAGCATGCAGAAGAATTAGCTGATGTATTGCAAGGCATGTTATGTCATGTAAATCTGATTCCTGTGAATTATGTGCCAGAGCGAGATTATATTAGGACACCTAAAAAAGATATTTTTGAGTTCAAAAAAATTTTAGAGCGTAAAAAAGTGAATGTGACCATTCGAAGAGAGCAGGGTCATGATATAGAGGCGGCTTGCGGTCAATTACGTGCTAAACATATGGAGTCAAGTAAGAGGTGA
- the rsmB gene encoding 16S rRNA (cytosine(967)-C(5))-methyltransferase RsmB has translation MTSSNTTTSKKKIPTARELAMDILTKVDEKKAYSNILLNESLNKFKLERQEVALTTEIVYGTIQRMNTIDYFLNQFVTKKVKKLQPWVRNLLRLSFYQLYYLDRIPDHAVVNEAVNISKRKGHRGISGMVNAVLRNIIRKKEQLELPSTSNIVEHISLKHSHPEWMVKRWIDQFGEEITEQICEANNGTPHVSVRVNTLIKDRDSLIVDMRQNALQVSPSSISVDGIVVESGGNMAHSLWFKQGEISIQDESSMLVAAVVDPRLNETILDCCAAPGGKTTHMAEKMENTGVIWANDIHPHKEKLIDEQVQRLQLKNVKTSVQDAALLIQKFEKHSFDRILLDAPCSGLGVIRRKPDLKWLKSESDVQEIAQIQLDILSNIADLVKPGGILVYSTCTIESSENEQIVKAFLSQNPQFSIDPSIRKLLPQEVYQQIKLEEGMLQVLPNYFHSDGFFIARLHKNENV, from the coding sequence ATGACTTCATCAAATACTACAACATCAAAAAAGAAAATACCTACTGCTCGTGAACTAGCCATGGACATTCTTACAAAAGTTGATGAGAAAAAGGCCTATAGCAATATATTATTGAACGAATCATTAAACAAATTCAAATTAGAACGGCAAGAAGTTGCTTTAACAACTGAAATCGTATATGGTACGATTCAGAGAATGAATACGATTGATTATTTTTTAAATCAATTCGTAACGAAAAAGGTGAAAAAGCTGCAACCATGGGTGCGGAATTTATTACGTTTAAGCTTTTACCAGTTGTATTACTTAGATCGAATTCCAGATCATGCTGTTGTAAATGAAGCGGTGAACATATCTAAGCGGAAAGGGCATCGTGGGATTTCAGGAATGGTCAATGCAGTTTTAAGAAACATCATTCGGAAAAAAGAACAATTAGAATTGCCCAGCACTTCAAATATTGTTGAACATATATCCTTAAAGCACTCACACCCTGAGTGGATGGTTAAACGCTGGATCGATCAGTTTGGTGAAGAGATAACTGAACAAATATGCGAAGCAAATAATGGAACCCCACATGTGAGTGTCAGAGTAAATACCTTGATAAAGGATAGAGATTCTCTAATAGTAGACATGCGACAGAATGCATTACAAGTATCTCCTTCTTCTATTTCTGTAGATGGTATTGTTGTTGAAAGCGGTGGGAATATGGCCCATAGCTTATGGTTTAAGCAAGGTGAAATTTCCATTCAAGACGAAAGCTCTATGCTTGTTGCAGCGGTGGTAGATCCTAGGCTGAACGAAACCATTCTTGATTGTTGTGCTGCTCCAGGTGGAAAAACGACACATATGGCTGAAAAGATGGAAAACACAGGAGTCATTTGGGCAAATGACATCCACCCACATAAAGAAAAATTGATTGATGAACAAGTTCAAAGATTACAATTAAAAAATGTCAAAACATCAGTTCAAGATGCTGCTTTATTAATTCAAAAGTTTGAGAAACATTCCTTTGACCGTATTTTGCTGGATGCACCGTGTTCTGGGTTAGGTGTGATTCGTAGGAAACCAGATTTAAAGTGGCTAAAAAGTGAATCAGATGTTCAGGAAATAGCTCAAATACAATTAGATATACTGAGTAATATTGCTGACTTAGTAAAACCCGGAGGTATACTCGTATATAGTACCTGTACGATAGAATCGTCAGAAAATGAGCAAATTGTTAAAGCATTTTTATCTCAAAACCCACAATTTTCTATAGATCCTTCCATTAGGAAACTTTTGCCACAAGAGGTATATCAACAAATCAAGTTAGAGGAAGGAATGCTTCAGGTGCTGCCGAATTATTTTCATTCGGACGGTTTTTTTATTGCCCGTTTACATAAAAATGAGAATGTATGA
- the fmt gene encoding methionyl-tRNA formyltransferase, translating into MSLINQIRIVFMGTPDFAVPSFLYLLEEKLNVVGVVTQPDRPKGRKKILTPTPVKVAALEHNIPVLQPEKMKAPEAIEQLKHLQPDLIITAAFGQILPKAVLELPRLGCINVHASLLPKYRGGAPIHHAIKNGEAMTGVTIMYMEEGLDTGDMISKVEVPILDDDNTGTMFEKLSIAGAELLKDTLINLVQGNIQPKAQNHEEATFASNIKREDEFIDWKKSSKEIFNHIRALNPFPGSYTLWDGKVLKVWESLNPSDMSSKSDYDKATLPGTVVQMTAVGIEVKTGDGTIWLTQIQPAGKKRMDVGQFSKGSVIPEGTQFGS; encoded by the coding sequence ATGTCATTGATTAATCAAATTCGCATCGTATTTATGGGAACACCAGATTTTGCTGTTCCCTCTTTTCTATATTTGCTTGAAGAAAAATTAAATGTAGTAGGAGTAGTAACACAGCCAGATCGACCTAAAGGGAGAAAGAAGATTTTAACACCAACTCCTGTAAAGGTGGCGGCTTTAGAGCACAACATCCCAGTACTTCAACCAGAAAAAATGAAAGCCCCAGAAGCTATAGAACAATTGAAACATTTACAGCCTGATTTAATTATCACTGCAGCATTTGGACAAATATTACCAAAAGCGGTATTAGAACTCCCACGCTTAGGATGCATCAATGTACATGCTTCTCTTCTTCCAAAGTATAGAGGAGGTGCTCCTATTCATCATGCAATAAAAAATGGAGAAGCGATGACGGGAGTGACCATTATGTATATGGAGGAAGGTTTAGATACGGGAGACATGATTAGCAAGGTAGAAGTGCCAATCCTTGATGACGATAATACAGGAACGATGTTTGAAAAGCTGAGTATTGCTGGAGCAGAATTGTTAAAAGATACTTTGATTAATCTTGTTCAGGGAAATATTCAGCCTAAGGCTCAGAATCATGAAGAAGCAACGTTTGCTTCAAATATTAAAAGAGAGGATGAGTTTATCGACTGGAAAAAATCTTCTAAAGAAATTTTTAATCATATCCGTGCACTAAATCCTTTTCCAGGCTCTTATACTTTGTGGGATGGAAAAGTGTTAAAAGTATGGGAGAGTTTAAATCCTTCTGATATGAGTTCAAAGTCTGATTATGATAAGGCAACATTGCCTGGAACAGTAGTTCAGATGACTGCTGTTGGCATAGAGGTAAAAACAGGAGACGGAACGATCTGGTTAACACAAATTCAACCCGCTGGTAAAAAAAGAATGGATGTGGGGCAATTTAGCAAAGGAAGTGTGATTCCAGAAGGCACACAATTTGGGAGCTGA
- the def gene encoding peptide deformylase: MAIRVIVKNPDPILREKCKQVTKFNKNLHKLLDDMAETMYDAPGVGLAAPQIGILKRVIVLDSGEEDGPGLIELVNPEIFKTSTEKEVGPEGCLSIPSINGDVNRFKAITVKGFDRNGNEVVYEAEDFLARIFQHEIDHLNGVLFTDIAEAIYEGEQPNNVID, encoded by the coding sequence ATGGCAATTAGAGTCATTGTTAAAAATCCTGATCCAATTTTACGGGAAAAGTGTAAACAAGTTACAAAATTCAATAAAAATCTTCACAAATTGTTAGATGATATGGCTGAAACGATGTACGATGCACCAGGGGTGGGACTTGCTGCTCCTCAAATTGGAATATTGAAACGTGTGATTGTACTTGATTCAGGTGAAGAAGATGGACCGGGACTAATTGAGTTAGTTAATCCTGAAATTTTTAAAACGTCAACAGAAAAAGAAGTAGGCCCAGAAGGTTGTTTAAGTATTCCTTCTATTAATGGAGATGTAAATCGCTTTAAAGCCATTACAGTAAAAGGTTTTGATCGAAATGGCAATGAAGTTGTGTATGAAGCTGAGGATTTTCTAGCTCGTATATTCCAACATGAAATTGATCACTTAAACGGTGTTTTATTTACAGATATAGCAGAAGCCATTTATGAAGGAGAGCAGCCAAACAATGTCATTGATTAA